In Brachypodium distachyon strain Bd21 chromosome 2, Brachypodium_distachyon_v3.0, whole genome shotgun sequence, one genomic interval encodes:
- the LOC100825907 gene encoding ABC transporter C family member 3 isoform X3 → MPTAAATAASALVRSLPCFFLRTVFLHGASAGAHLLLALAVSGRWLFAGPGKDGDIAVGRATNGVGGFRRYVGAARCTAWAMAAFDLLLAAYSSYLDSGTGWPLDALADQADAAARAAAWLLLAAYLQFEFGRRRRDEKRFPAPLKLWWALFLLISLLTAAVHAATSLDGLPVPAHSWALDFLSVLAAVLLLVAGSLGERGTGGSASEEPLLDLTSEPAGENSSAYAGSTFTGAGFLSALTIADNVAGLLPSFKTNLDALTGNGTTGRREVTAFKLAKALVRTLRWHVAVTALCALVYNVATYVGPYLIDSLVRYLNGDERYATKGQLLVLTFVAAKVFECLSQQHSCFRLQQARIRGRSALVAVVYEKGLALSSRSRQVRSSGEMINIISVDADRVGNFSWYIHDLWLVPLQVGMALFILYSTLVLASLAALGATVVVMLLNVPPGKVQEKFQRKLMECKDVRMKATSEILRNMKILKLQAWEMKFLSKIIGLRKTETNWLKKYLYTSTMVTFVLWSAPTFIAVVTFGACMLMGIPLESGKVLSALATFRVLQEPIYSLPDRISATIQTKVSLDRIASFLCLEELPTDAVQRLPSGISDMAIEVSNGCFSWEASPELPTLKDLNFQVWQGMHVALCGTVSSGKSSLLSCILGEVPKLSGMVRTCGTMAYVTQSAWIQSCKVQENILFGRQMDIEKYDKVLESSLLKKDLENFPFGDQTVIGEQGINLSGGQKQRIQIARALYQDADVYLFDDPFSAVDAHTGSHLFKECLLGALASKTVVYVTHQVEFLPAADLILVIKDGRIAQAGRYNEILGSGQEFMELVGAHQDALAAFDAIDGANGANEAFASGGTATAILSRSLSSAEKEHIGNVESGQLVQEEERERGRVGFWVYWKYLTLAYGGALVPFMLSAQILFEALHIASNYWMAWAAPVSKNIEGPVSMSRLIYVYVTLALGSSLCLLVRALFLVSAAYRAATLLFNKMHVSIFRAPMSFFDSTPSGRILNRASTDQSQVDTSIANKMGSIAFSIIQLVGTVAVMSQVAWQVFAVFIPVIAVCFWYQRYYIDTARELQRLVGVCKAPIIQHFVESISGSTTIRSFCKENQFISTNSMLMDTYSRPKFYNAGAMEWLCFRMDMLSSLTFAFCLVFLINLPTGLINPGLAGLAVTYGLNLNIMQVTLVSSMCNLENKIISVERILQYLQISEEPPLSTPENKLTHNWPSEGEIQLNNLHVKYAPQLPFILKGLTVTFPGGMKTGLGSLSVRR, encoded by the exons ATGCCCACcgcggcagcgacggcggcgagcgcgctgGTGCGATCCCTACCCTGCTTCTTCTTGCGAACGGTCTTCCTCCACGGCGCCAGCGCCGGGGctcacctcctcctcgcgctcgccgtctCGGGGAGGTGGCTCTTCGCGGGCCCCGGGAAGGATGGCGACATAGCAGTGGGGAGAGCCACCAACGGGGTGGGCGGATTCCGGCGCTACGTGGGGGCGGCCCGCTGCACCGCGTGGGCTATGGCGGCGttcgacctcctcctcgccgcgtaCTCTTCCTACCTGGACAGCGGCACCGGGTGGCCGCTCGACGCGCTGGCGGACCAGGCGGATGCCGCGGCccgcgcggcggcgtggcTCCTGCTCGCGGCGTACCTGCAGTTTGAGTTCGGTCGCCGACGCCGTGATGAGAAGAGGTTCCCCGCGCCGCTCAAGCTCTGGTGGGCGCTCTTCCTGCTGATCTCGCTCCTCACTGCCGCCGTCCACGCCGCCACAAGCCTCGACGGGCTCCCCGTGCCCGCCCATTCGTGGGCGCTCGACTTCCTCTCGGTCCTCGCAGCAGTGCTACTTCTCGTCGCCGGGTCATTGGGCGAGAGGGGAACAGGCGGTTCTGCTTCCGAGGAGCCTCTTCTCGATCTCACAAGCGAACCGGCAGGCGAGAACAGCAGCGCCTATGCCGGCTCCACGTTCACTGGCGCCGGCTTCCTCAGCGCCCTCACCATCGCAGACAATGTGGCCGGTCTGCTGCCGTCGTTCAAGACCAATCTCGATGCGCTCACAGGCAACGGCACTACTGGTCGGCGGGAGGTGACGGCGTTCAAGCTCGCCAAGGCCTTGGTGCGCACCTTGCGGTGGCACGTGGCGGTGACCGCGCTCTGCGCGCTGGTCTACAACGTGGCCACCTACGTCGGCCCGTACCTCATAGACTCCCTGGTGCGGTACCTCAACGGCGACGAGAGATATGCGACAAAGGGGCAGCTCCTTGTCCTCACCTTCGTTGCAGCCAAGGTGTTCGAGTGTTTGTCGCAACAGCACAGCTGCTTCCGGCTGCAGCAAGCCAGGATACGCGGGCGGTCTgccctcgtcgccgtcgtgtACGAGAAAGGGCTGGCACTGTCCAGCCGTTCGAGGCAGGTCCGCTCGAGCGGCGAGATGATCAACATCATCAGCGTTGACGCCGACCGCGTCGGGAACTTCTCGTGGTACATTCATGACCTCTGGTTGGTGCCGCTGCAAGTAGGCATGGCGCTATTCATCCTCTACTCCACTCTAGTTCTTGCCTCCCTGGCCGCGCTCGGCGCCACCGTGGTCGTCATGCTCCTCAATGTGCCTCCAGGGAAAGTTCAGGAGAAATTCCAGCGGAAGCTGATGGAGTGCAAGGACGTTAGGATGAAGGCGACGTCCGAGATCCTACGCAACATGAAGATTCTTAAGCTGCAGGCGTGGGAAATGAAGTTTTTGTCCAAGATCATCGGCCTGAGGAAGACGGAGACAAACTGGCTCAAGAAATACCTTTACACCTCGACCATGGTCACCTTCGTGCTCTGGAGTGCCCCGACCTTCATCGCTGTGGTTACCTTCGGAGCATGCATGCTCATGGGGATACCGTTGGAGTCAGGGAAGGTGCTGTCTGCATTGGCCACGTTCCGGGTGTTGCAAGAACCCATATACAGCCTCCCAGACAGGATTTCAGCGACGATTCAGACCAAGGTGTCCCTTGACAGGATAGCCTCCTTCCTGTGCCTTGAGGAGTTGCCAACAGATGCTGTGCAGAGGCTGCCAAGTGGCATCTCTGATATGGCGATCGAGGTCAGCAATGGGTGCTTCTCTTGGGAGGCCTCACCTGAATTGCCAACACTGAAGGACCTGAATTTTCAAGTTTGGCAAGGTATGCACGTCGCACTGTGTGGGACGGTCAGCTCTGGAAAGTCAAGTCTGCTCTCTTGCATTCTTGGTGAGGTTCCGAAGCTATCAGGGATGGTCAGGACTTGCGGGACAATGGCATATGTCACCCAGTCGGCGTGGATACAGAGCTGCAAAGTTCAGGAGAATATACTGTTTGGCAGGCAGATGGATATTGAAAAGTATGACAAGGTCCTCGAGTCGTCTTTGCTCAAGAAAGACTTGGAGAACTTTCCATTCGGTGACCAGACTGTAATAGGGGAGCAAGGCATCAATCTTAGTGGTGGGCAGAAGCAAAGAATTCAGATTGCCCGAGCTCTGTACCAGGATGCTGACGTGTATTTGTTCGACGATCCTTTCAGTGCAGTTGATGCTCATACAGGATCCCACCTTTTCAAG GAATGCTTGCTTGGGGCTTTGGCTTCAAAAACAGTGGTCTATGTCACTCATCAGGTTGAATTTTTACCTGCAGCTGATCTTATTCTG GTAATTAAAGATGGGAGGATAGCACAAGCAGGCAGATACAACGAAATACTTGGTTCAGGGCAAGAGTTCATGGAACTGGTTGGTGCTCACCAGGATGCTCTTGCAGCATTCGACGCAATCGATGGTGCGAATGGAGCCAATGAGGCTTTCGCTTCTGGTGGCACGGCAACGGCAATCCTGTCCAGATCACTGTCATCAGCTGAGAAAGAACACATTGGCAATGTTGAAAGTGGGCAGCTGgtgcaggaagaagaaagggagagAGGCAGGGTGGGGTTCTGGGTCTACTGGAAGTACCTCACCTTAGCTTATGGAGGAGCTCTTGTACCATTTATGTTGTCCGCGCAGATACTTTTTGAAGCACTTCATATCGCAAGCAATTACTGGATGGCCTGGGCAGCTCCTGTGTCCAAAAACATCGAGGGTCCGGTGAGCATGTCAAGACTGATCTACGTCTATGTCACGCTAGCTCTTGGGAGCTCGCTGTGCCTCCTTGTGAGAGCACTGTTTCTTGTGTCAGCTGCATACAGGGCAGCAACTCTATTGTTTAACAAGATGCATGTGTCCATATTCAGAGCTCCAATGTCTTTCTTCGATTCCACTCCAAGTGGGCGCATCTTGAACAGG GCTTCAACTGATCAAAGCCAAGTGGACACCAGCATTGCGAACAAGATGGGTTCTATTGCGTTTTCCATCATACAACTTGTTGGAACTGTTGCTGTAATGTCTCAGGTTGCATGGCAGGTCTTTGCTGTTTTCATTCCTGTAATTGCTGTCTGCTTCTGGTATCAG CGCTACTACATTGATACAGCTAGAGAGTTGCAAAGGTTGGTAGGGGTTTGCAAAGCTCCTATCATACAACATTTTGTAGAATCAATAAGTGGATCAACAACCATCAGAAGCTTCTGCAAGGAAAATCAGTTTATATCTACTAATAGCATGCTAATGGATACTTACTCTCGACCGAAGTTCTATAATGCTGGAGCAATGGAGTGGCTTTGCTTCCGCATGGATATGCTGTCATCCCTTACATTTGCCTTCTGTTTGGTATTTTTGATCAATCTGCCAACTGGTCTCATCAATCCAG GACTTGCCGGGCTTGCAGTCACATATGGGCTTAATCTGAACATAATGCAAGTAACGCTTGTATCAAGCATGTGCAATTTGGAGAACAAGATCATCTCAGTCGAGAGGATTTTGCAATACCTACAGATTTCTGAAGAGCCCCCTCTTTCCACACCAGAAAATAAGTTGACTCATAACTGGCCATCAGAGGGGGAAATTCAGCTCAATAACCTCCAT GTGAAATATGCTCCACAACTACCATTTATTCTGAAGGGTCTTACGGTCACTTTTCCCGGAGGCATGAAGACAG GCCTTGGATCACTGTCAGTTAGGAGATGA
- the LOC100825907 gene encoding ABC transporter C family member 3 isoform X2 encodes MPTAAATAASALVRSLPCFFLRTVFLHGASAGAHLLLALAVSGRWLFAGPGKDGDIAVGRATNGVGGFRRYVGAARCTAWAMAAFDLLLAAYSSYLDSGTGWPLDALADQADAAARAAAWLLLAAYLQFEFGRRRRDEKRFPAPLKLWWALFLLISLLTAAVHAATSLDGLPVPAHSWALDFLSVLAAVLLLVAGSLGERGTGGSASEEPLLDLTSEPAGENSSAYAGSTFTGAGFLSALTIADNVAGLLPSFKTNLDALTGNGTTGRREVTAFKLAKALVRTLRWHVAVTALCALVYNVATYVGPYLIDSLVRYLNGDERYATKGQLLVLTFVAAKVFECLSQQHSCFRLQQARIRGRSALVAVVYEKGLALSSRSRQVRSSGEMINIISVDADRVGNFSWYIHDLWLVPLQVGMALFILYSTLVLASLAALGATVVVMLLNVPPGKVQEKFQRKLMECKDVRMKATSEILRNMKILKLQAWEMKFLSKIIGLRKTETNWLKKYLYTSTMVTFVLWSAPTFIAVVTFGACMLMGIPLESGKVLSALATFRVLQEPIYSLPDRISATIQTKVSLDRIASFLCLEELPTDAVQRLPSGISDMAIEVSNGCFSWEASPELPTLKDLNFQVWQGMHVALCGTVSSGKSSLLSCILGEVPKLSGMVRTCGTMAYVTQSAWIQSCKVQENILFGRQMDIEKYDKVLESSLLKKDLENFPFGDQTVIGEQGINLSGGQKQRIQIARALYQDADVYLFDDPFSAVDAHTGSHLFKECLLGALASKTVVYVTHQVEFLPAADLILVIKDGRIAQAGRYNEILGSGQEFMELVGAHQDALAAFDAIDGANGANEAFASGGTATAILSRSLSSAEKEHIGNVESGQLVQEEERERGRVGFWVYWKYLTLAYGGALVPFMLSAQILFEALHIASNYWMAWAAPVSKNIEGPVSMSRLIYVYVTLALGSSLCLLVRALFLVSAAYRAATLLFNKMHVSIFRAPMSFFDSTPSGRILNRASTDQSQVDTSIANKMGSIAFSIIQLVGTVAVMSQVAWQVFAVFIPVIAVCFWYQRYYIDTARELQRLVGVCKAPIIQHFVESISGSTTIRSFCKENQFISTNSMLMDTYSRPKFYNAGAMEWLCFRMDMLSSLTFAFCLVFLINLPTGLINPGLAGLAVTYGLNLNIMQVTLVSSMCNLENKIISVERILQYLQISEEPPLSTPENKLTHNWPSEGEIQLNNLHVKYAPQLPFILKGLTVTFPGGMKTGIVGRTGSGKSTLIQSLFRIMDPTVGQILVDGVDICTIGLHDLRSRLSIIPQEPTMFEGTVRNNIDPLGEYTDNQIWEIGM; translated from the exons ATGCCCACcgcggcagcgacggcggcgagcgcgctgGTGCGATCCCTACCCTGCTTCTTCTTGCGAACGGTCTTCCTCCACGGCGCCAGCGCCGGGGctcacctcctcctcgcgctcgccgtctCGGGGAGGTGGCTCTTCGCGGGCCCCGGGAAGGATGGCGACATAGCAGTGGGGAGAGCCACCAACGGGGTGGGCGGATTCCGGCGCTACGTGGGGGCGGCCCGCTGCACCGCGTGGGCTATGGCGGCGttcgacctcctcctcgccgcgtaCTCTTCCTACCTGGACAGCGGCACCGGGTGGCCGCTCGACGCGCTGGCGGACCAGGCGGATGCCGCGGCccgcgcggcggcgtggcTCCTGCTCGCGGCGTACCTGCAGTTTGAGTTCGGTCGCCGACGCCGTGATGAGAAGAGGTTCCCCGCGCCGCTCAAGCTCTGGTGGGCGCTCTTCCTGCTGATCTCGCTCCTCACTGCCGCCGTCCACGCCGCCACAAGCCTCGACGGGCTCCCCGTGCCCGCCCATTCGTGGGCGCTCGACTTCCTCTCGGTCCTCGCAGCAGTGCTACTTCTCGTCGCCGGGTCATTGGGCGAGAGGGGAACAGGCGGTTCTGCTTCCGAGGAGCCTCTTCTCGATCTCACAAGCGAACCGGCAGGCGAGAACAGCAGCGCCTATGCCGGCTCCACGTTCACTGGCGCCGGCTTCCTCAGCGCCCTCACCATCGCAGACAATGTGGCCGGTCTGCTGCCGTCGTTCAAGACCAATCTCGATGCGCTCACAGGCAACGGCACTACTGGTCGGCGGGAGGTGACGGCGTTCAAGCTCGCCAAGGCCTTGGTGCGCACCTTGCGGTGGCACGTGGCGGTGACCGCGCTCTGCGCGCTGGTCTACAACGTGGCCACCTACGTCGGCCCGTACCTCATAGACTCCCTGGTGCGGTACCTCAACGGCGACGAGAGATATGCGACAAAGGGGCAGCTCCTTGTCCTCACCTTCGTTGCAGCCAAGGTGTTCGAGTGTTTGTCGCAACAGCACAGCTGCTTCCGGCTGCAGCAAGCCAGGATACGCGGGCGGTCTgccctcgtcgccgtcgtgtACGAGAAAGGGCTGGCACTGTCCAGCCGTTCGAGGCAGGTCCGCTCGAGCGGCGAGATGATCAACATCATCAGCGTTGACGCCGACCGCGTCGGGAACTTCTCGTGGTACATTCATGACCTCTGGTTGGTGCCGCTGCAAGTAGGCATGGCGCTATTCATCCTCTACTCCACTCTAGTTCTTGCCTCCCTGGCCGCGCTCGGCGCCACCGTGGTCGTCATGCTCCTCAATGTGCCTCCAGGGAAAGTTCAGGAGAAATTCCAGCGGAAGCTGATGGAGTGCAAGGACGTTAGGATGAAGGCGACGTCCGAGATCCTACGCAACATGAAGATTCTTAAGCTGCAGGCGTGGGAAATGAAGTTTTTGTCCAAGATCATCGGCCTGAGGAAGACGGAGACAAACTGGCTCAAGAAATACCTTTACACCTCGACCATGGTCACCTTCGTGCTCTGGAGTGCCCCGACCTTCATCGCTGTGGTTACCTTCGGAGCATGCATGCTCATGGGGATACCGTTGGAGTCAGGGAAGGTGCTGTCTGCATTGGCCACGTTCCGGGTGTTGCAAGAACCCATATACAGCCTCCCAGACAGGATTTCAGCGACGATTCAGACCAAGGTGTCCCTTGACAGGATAGCCTCCTTCCTGTGCCTTGAGGAGTTGCCAACAGATGCTGTGCAGAGGCTGCCAAGTGGCATCTCTGATATGGCGATCGAGGTCAGCAATGGGTGCTTCTCTTGGGAGGCCTCACCTGAATTGCCAACACTGAAGGACCTGAATTTTCAAGTTTGGCAAGGTATGCACGTCGCACTGTGTGGGACGGTCAGCTCTGGAAAGTCAAGTCTGCTCTCTTGCATTCTTGGTGAGGTTCCGAAGCTATCAGGGATGGTCAGGACTTGCGGGACAATGGCATATGTCACCCAGTCGGCGTGGATACAGAGCTGCAAAGTTCAGGAGAATATACTGTTTGGCAGGCAGATGGATATTGAAAAGTATGACAAGGTCCTCGAGTCGTCTTTGCTCAAGAAAGACTTGGAGAACTTTCCATTCGGTGACCAGACTGTAATAGGGGAGCAAGGCATCAATCTTAGTGGTGGGCAGAAGCAAAGAATTCAGATTGCCCGAGCTCTGTACCAGGATGCTGACGTGTATTTGTTCGACGATCCTTTCAGTGCAGTTGATGCTCATACAGGATCCCACCTTTTCAAG GAATGCTTGCTTGGGGCTTTGGCTTCAAAAACAGTGGTCTATGTCACTCATCAGGTTGAATTTTTACCTGCAGCTGATCTTATTCTG GTAATTAAAGATGGGAGGATAGCACAAGCAGGCAGATACAACGAAATACTTGGTTCAGGGCAAGAGTTCATGGAACTGGTTGGTGCTCACCAGGATGCTCTTGCAGCATTCGACGCAATCGATGGTGCGAATGGAGCCAATGAGGCTTTCGCTTCTGGTGGCACGGCAACGGCAATCCTGTCCAGATCACTGTCATCAGCTGAGAAAGAACACATTGGCAATGTTGAAAGTGGGCAGCTGgtgcaggaagaagaaagggagagAGGCAGGGTGGGGTTCTGGGTCTACTGGAAGTACCTCACCTTAGCTTATGGAGGAGCTCTTGTACCATTTATGTTGTCCGCGCAGATACTTTTTGAAGCACTTCATATCGCAAGCAATTACTGGATGGCCTGGGCAGCTCCTGTGTCCAAAAACATCGAGGGTCCGGTGAGCATGTCAAGACTGATCTACGTCTATGTCACGCTAGCTCTTGGGAGCTCGCTGTGCCTCCTTGTGAGAGCACTGTTTCTTGTGTCAGCTGCATACAGGGCAGCAACTCTATTGTTTAACAAGATGCATGTGTCCATATTCAGAGCTCCAATGTCTTTCTTCGATTCCACTCCAAGTGGGCGCATCTTGAACAGG GCTTCAACTGATCAAAGCCAAGTGGACACCAGCATTGCGAACAAGATGGGTTCTATTGCGTTTTCCATCATACAACTTGTTGGAACTGTTGCTGTAATGTCTCAGGTTGCATGGCAGGTCTTTGCTGTTTTCATTCCTGTAATTGCTGTCTGCTTCTGGTATCAG CGCTACTACATTGATACAGCTAGAGAGTTGCAAAGGTTGGTAGGGGTTTGCAAAGCTCCTATCATACAACATTTTGTAGAATCAATAAGTGGATCAACAACCATCAGAAGCTTCTGCAAGGAAAATCAGTTTATATCTACTAATAGCATGCTAATGGATACTTACTCTCGACCGAAGTTCTATAATGCTGGAGCAATGGAGTGGCTTTGCTTCCGCATGGATATGCTGTCATCCCTTACATTTGCCTTCTGTTTGGTATTTTTGATCAATCTGCCAACTGGTCTCATCAATCCAG GACTTGCCGGGCTTGCAGTCACATATGGGCTTAATCTGAACATAATGCAAGTAACGCTTGTATCAAGCATGTGCAATTTGGAGAACAAGATCATCTCAGTCGAGAGGATTTTGCAATACCTACAGATTTCTGAAGAGCCCCCTCTTTCCACACCAGAAAATAAGTTGACTCATAACTGGCCATCAGAGGGGGAAATTCAGCTCAATAACCTCCAT GTGAAATATGCTCCACAACTACCATTTATTCTGAAGGGTCTTACGGTCACTTTTCCCGGAGGCATGAAGACAGGTATTGTTGGTAGAACAGGCAGTGGTAAATCAACTCTCATCCAGTCCCTTTTCCGTATCATGGATCCTACTGTGGGTCAGATACTAGTAGATGGCGTCGATATTTGCACCATTGGGTTGCATGATCTTAGATCTAGACTGAGCATCATCCCGCAAGAGCCAACGATGTTCGAGGGAACAGTGAGAAACAACATTGACCCTCTTGGAGAGTACACTGACAATCAAATCTGGGAG ATAGGGATGTAA
- the LOC100825907 gene encoding ABC transporter C family member 3 isoform X4, with the protein MPTAAATAASALVRSLPCFFLRTVFLHGASAGAHLLLALAVSGRWLFAGPGKDGDIAVGRATNGVGGFRRYVGAARCTAWAMAAFDLLLAAYSSYLDSGTGWPLDALADQADAAARAAAWLLLAAYLQFEFGRRRRDEKRFPAPLKLWWALFLLISLLTAAVHAATSLDGLPVPAHSWALDFLSVLAAVLLLVAGSLGERGTGGSASEEPLLDLTSEPAGENSSAYAGSTFTGAGFLSALTIADNVAGLLPSFKTNLDALTGNGTTGRREVTAFKLAKALVRTLRWHVAVTALCALVYNVATYVGPYLIDSLVRYLNGDERYATKGQLLVLTFVAAKVFECLSQQHSCFRLQQARIRGRSALVAVVYEKGLALSSRSRQVRSSGEMINIISVDADRVGNFSWYIHDLWLVPLQVGMALFILYSTLVLASLAALGATVVVMLLNVPPGKVQEKFQRKLMECKDVRMKATSEILRNMKILKLQAWEMKFLSKIIGLRKTETNWLKKYLYTSTMVTFVLWSAPTFIAVVTFGACMLMGIPLESGKVLSALATFRVLQEPIYSLPDRISATIQTKVSLDRIASFLCLEELPTDAVQRLPSGISDMAIEVSNGCFSWEASPELPTLKDLNFQVWQGMHVALCGTVSSGKSSLLSCILGEVPKLSGMVRTCGTMAYVTQSAWIQSCKVQENILFGRQMDIEKYDKVLESSLLKKDLENFPFGDQTVIGEQGINLSGGQKQRIQIARALYQDADVYLFDDPFSAVDAHTGSHLFKECLLGALASKTVVYVTHQVEFLPAADLILVIKDGRIAQAGRYNEILGSGQEFMELVGAHQDALAAFDAIDGANGANEAFASGGTATAILSRSLSSAEKEHIGNVESGQLVQEEERERGRVGFWVYWKYLTLAYGGALVPFMLSAQILFEALHIASNYWMAWAAPVSKNIEGPVSMSRLIYVYVTLALGSSLCLLVRALFLVSAAYRAATLLFNKMHVSIFRAPMSFFDSTPSGRILNRASTDQSQVDTSIANKMGSIAFSIIQLVGTVAVMSQVAWQVFAVFIPVIAVCFWYQDLPGLQSHMGLI; encoded by the exons ATGCCCACcgcggcagcgacggcggcgagcgcgctgGTGCGATCCCTACCCTGCTTCTTCTTGCGAACGGTCTTCCTCCACGGCGCCAGCGCCGGGGctcacctcctcctcgcgctcgccgtctCGGGGAGGTGGCTCTTCGCGGGCCCCGGGAAGGATGGCGACATAGCAGTGGGGAGAGCCACCAACGGGGTGGGCGGATTCCGGCGCTACGTGGGGGCGGCCCGCTGCACCGCGTGGGCTATGGCGGCGttcgacctcctcctcgccgcgtaCTCTTCCTACCTGGACAGCGGCACCGGGTGGCCGCTCGACGCGCTGGCGGACCAGGCGGATGCCGCGGCccgcgcggcggcgtggcTCCTGCTCGCGGCGTACCTGCAGTTTGAGTTCGGTCGCCGACGCCGTGATGAGAAGAGGTTCCCCGCGCCGCTCAAGCTCTGGTGGGCGCTCTTCCTGCTGATCTCGCTCCTCACTGCCGCCGTCCACGCCGCCACAAGCCTCGACGGGCTCCCCGTGCCCGCCCATTCGTGGGCGCTCGACTTCCTCTCGGTCCTCGCAGCAGTGCTACTTCTCGTCGCCGGGTCATTGGGCGAGAGGGGAACAGGCGGTTCTGCTTCCGAGGAGCCTCTTCTCGATCTCACAAGCGAACCGGCAGGCGAGAACAGCAGCGCCTATGCCGGCTCCACGTTCACTGGCGCCGGCTTCCTCAGCGCCCTCACCATCGCAGACAATGTGGCCGGTCTGCTGCCGTCGTTCAAGACCAATCTCGATGCGCTCACAGGCAACGGCACTACTGGTCGGCGGGAGGTGACGGCGTTCAAGCTCGCCAAGGCCTTGGTGCGCACCTTGCGGTGGCACGTGGCGGTGACCGCGCTCTGCGCGCTGGTCTACAACGTGGCCACCTACGTCGGCCCGTACCTCATAGACTCCCTGGTGCGGTACCTCAACGGCGACGAGAGATATGCGACAAAGGGGCAGCTCCTTGTCCTCACCTTCGTTGCAGCCAAGGTGTTCGAGTGTTTGTCGCAACAGCACAGCTGCTTCCGGCTGCAGCAAGCCAGGATACGCGGGCGGTCTgccctcgtcgccgtcgtgtACGAGAAAGGGCTGGCACTGTCCAGCCGTTCGAGGCAGGTCCGCTCGAGCGGCGAGATGATCAACATCATCAGCGTTGACGCCGACCGCGTCGGGAACTTCTCGTGGTACATTCATGACCTCTGGTTGGTGCCGCTGCAAGTAGGCATGGCGCTATTCATCCTCTACTCCACTCTAGTTCTTGCCTCCCTGGCCGCGCTCGGCGCCACCGTGGTCGTCATGCTCCTCAATGTGCCTCCAGGGAAAGTTCAGGAGAAATTCCAGCGGAAGCTGATGGAGTGCAAGGACGTTAGGATGAAGGCGACGTCCGAGATCCTACGCAACATGAAGATTCTTAAGCTGCAGGCGTGGGAAATGAAGTTTTTGTCCAAGATCATCGGCCTGAGGAAGACGGAGACAAACTGGCTCAAGAAATACCTTTACACCTCGACCATGGTCACCTTCGTGCTCTGGAGTGCCCCGACCTTCATCGCTGTGGTTACCTTCGGAGCATGCATGCTCATGGGGATACCGTTGGAGTCAGGGAAGGTGCTGTCTGCATTGGCCACGTTCCGGGTGTTGCAAGAACCCATATACAGCCTCCCAGACAGGATTTCAGCGACGATTCAGACCAAGGTGTCCCTTGACAGGATAGCCTCCTTCCTGTGCCTTGAGGAGTTGCCAACAGATGCTGTGCAGAGGCTGCCAAGTGGCATCTCTGATATGGCGATCGAGGTCAGCAATGGGTGCTTCTCTTGGGAGGCCTCACCTGAATTGCCAACACTGAAGGACCTGAATTTTCAAGTTTGGCAAGGTATGCACGTCGCACTGTGTGGGACGGTCAGCTCTGGAAAGTCAAGTCTGCTCTCTTGCATTCTTGGTGAGGTTCCGAAGCTATCAGGGATGGTCAGGACTTGCGGGACAATGGCATATGTCACCCAGTCGGCGTGGATACAGAGCTGCAAAGTTCAGGAGAATATACTGTTTGGCAGGCAGATGGATATTGAAAAGTATGACAAGGTCCTCGAGTCGTCTTTGCTCAAGAAAGACTTGGAGAACTTTCCATTCGGTGACCAGACTGTAATAGGGGAGCAAGGCATCAATCTTAGTGGTGGGCAGAAGCAAAGAATTCAGATTGCCCGAGCTCTGTACCAGGATGCTGACGTGTATTTGTTCGACGATCCTTTCAGTGCAGTTGATGCTCATACAGGATCCCACCTTTTCAAG GAATGCTTGCTTGGGGCTTTGGCTTCAAAAACAGTGGTCTATGTCACTCATCAGGTTGAATTTTTACCTGCAGCTGATCTTATTCTG GTAATTAAAGATGGGAGGATAGCACAAGCAGGCAGATACAACGAAATACTTGGTTCAGGGCAAGAGTTCATGGAACTGGTTGGTGCTCACCAGGATGCTCTTGCAGCATTCGACGCAATCGATGGTGCGAATGGAGCCAATGAGGCTTTCGCTTCTGGTGGCACGGCAACGGCAATCCTGTCCAGATCACTGTCATCAGCTGAGAAAGAACACATTGGCAATGTTGAAAGTGGGCAGCTGgtgcaggaagaagaaagggagagAGGCAGGGTGGGGTTCTGGGTCTACTGGAAGTACCTCACCTTAGCTTATGGAGGAGCTCTTGTACCATTTATGTTGTCCGCGCAGATACTTTTTGAAGCACTTCATATCGCAAGCAATTACTGGATGGCCTGGGCAGCTCCTGTGTCCAAAAACATCGAGGGTCCGGTGAGCATGTCAAGACTGATCTACGTCTATGTCACGCTAGCTCTTGGGAGCTCGCTGTGCCTCCTTGTGAGAGCACTGTTTCTTGTGTCAGCTGCATACAGGGCAGCAACTCTATTGTTTAACAAGATGCATGTGTCCATATTCAGAGCTCCAATGTCTTTCTTCGATTCCACTCCAAGTGGGCGCATCTTGAACAGG GCTTCAACTGATCAAAGCCAAGTGGACACCAGCATTGCGAACAAGATGGGTTCTATTGCGTTTTCCATCATACAACTTGTTGGAACTGTTGCTGTAATGTCTCAGGTTGCATGGCAGGTCTTTGCTGTTTTCATTCCTGTAATTGCTGTCTGCTTCTGGTATCAG GACTTGCCGGGCTTGCAGTCACATATGGGCTTAATCTGA